DNA from Cataglyphis hispanica isolate Lineage 1 chromosome 6, ULB_Chis1_1.0, whole genome shotgun sequence:
taattcaatttaagcttcataaattataacattttaccttacaaaatgctttttaaattttttctacaattttttttgaccgAGCTATACATTTTGAAACTAAACTTGTCTTTTTTAGAAGTAATGTCGATACTCggcaaaaaatcattatagacaagtaaaaattaaaaagcattttaaagtttaaagtttCAACTTTAACGTCTTATCGatggtttaaaaaatttttttatctttctttttcttctttgtaaaagaatacattgttttattccttaaattactttttttttaaagtcatGTAACTCGGtaaaagaaatcataaaacaatttaaaaaaaaatattttgtaggcaaaatgttataatttgtgGCGTTTGAGTTGAGTtatttgagagaaatttttttatcgagctaCAGAGTgtcaaagataatttaaaaaaaggtaatttaagaaacaaaacaatgtatttttttttatagcgtggaagaagaaagataaaaaaattttttaaaaacattgataGCTCGTTAAAGATGAAATTTCAAGtttcaaaattctttaattttttgtctacaATGATTTTTCTCCGAATATCGACATTATTCCTAAAAAAAAGGTTTAGTTTCGAAATTGTATAGCTCGGtccaaaaaaattgtagaaaaaatttaaaaaaagcattttgtagataaaatgTTGTAGTTTGTGgagcttaaattaaattattcgagagaaatttttttatctagctGCAGAGTGTAAAAATGTACTTAATTTTAGGAACAAAACAATGTGTTCATTTTTAAAGCATaacacaagaaaaatataaaaatttaaaacatcacAGATAGTGcattaaagttaaaactttaagctttaaaatgcttttttaattttttatttacgatgtTTATTCGAGTTTCAGCGGTTTGAAAATAGCCAAATTTTTAGGTTAAAAAGTGTTCCCTATTTTCTTTTGAGTAGTGGATGTAATATAAACTTGATACAAAATTTGTCATACAGTACCCAGCAATGCAAGCAAAAGTGTTATTATGACGAGTTGGAATAGTATAATCAGATGAAAGGTATCTTCTATGTTTTGATTGAGTTCCGCTAATTTGCAGTGCCTGTCAATCAATGTGGACAAATACTTCCGATTATTTATCACGGTATTGGGCTTGCTTGCAAATGTTTTGAATTTCACTTTAAGAATCTTCAGCTGACCAGTGAGATGTAATGTAATGTTAACGTAAAAACTATCCGAAACACATTGCATTAAACATAATGTGACTacttcaaaaatttgaaacagaATGAGGATTGCGTACTGCGAGCGGgtgatctttttatttaaatcaccaGATGGGATTAAAAACATCCATTCTATTGTATTGTTGTTGCCTGtacaagataaaaatgacaaatcttaaaaataacaatattataatttaatatatagttacttttcataaatttaagtagaaaataatgcattaaaagatgcaaaataatataataaacaacacatataatagtaataatataataaatataataatataatataaatggcacttattttgatatcttaattttatatactacaatttcaaatatacataatttataaatattttttaataaaaaatacaaaaatttaagaaaatactaatagaaaaataatttcaaatttttcaaaatgatttaaaaattttaaaaaattgaaaagtataGTAGTAGTGCAATAGTAgcgataatgatttatatgaaCATATGAACATATTATTTCCATTTCCCAATATGTCTTAAAAAGCAATTCAATTAGTAGCATAAAATAACACATAATAATGTgaaacagatttatttttagtatataattttagaaaatttatcaaaaaataatatcacgtgctttttaaaataagatttattatgtaaatgttaCAGACAAAAAAATcggtatttataattattattatttttgtgagttaatattttgaaatcacacttttatttatacatataagaatgATTCAACAAATGTAATACACACTGAGGGACTCATttcgttaaataaaacaaaattatttgattgaacAATTTTGTTGGCTAAACATGTAATTtggatttatttaatgaaaattatgttaggaaaaaagttaaatgttccattaagaaataattttgtttgcatGGAATTGTTtatctgaataaaattttattgttgcgATAACAAACTCATTTATCTCATCACGTTCtccaaattttccaactaaatttttttgttatatcaattaaaaaatttgtttgcccATATCCAAACaagaaatttctttgattCAACAAAATGGGTCTCTcagacataaatattatatattacctgatatatttgtgttttgtagaaatatttgtttcgcATTCATGACTATAATAGCTACCATATAAATAGCAGTACATATGAAACCTGAGTATAGTATAACCAAAGTGAACATTCTGGACTTAAATGCATATTCCTTCATGATCTTATAAGATTCCTCATCATTCTTCGCGGACAACCAATCGCTGATAGCAGAGTCAATATTCCTGGCAAGCTTTCTTTGATTGGCAATAATACagagatttttcaatatcaaaatcaTTGTGCATGTGAAGTACAATATAGTTTCTATGCTTGTACTGGCGTCACGATGATTTACAGGGAGTTCCATAAATAGGAAGCTGAATATCGTCAACTAATAATGATCTTTTTGCCTTAGAAAATACGGTTTGTACGTATGTAGtttgtaaatatacaaaaaaaaatcaataaaatacatcTGTGGAATtctagtaatttaatattccataataaagcacaaaattaataaaaagatcttGTTGAATCTATAGTTTTTACtttatcacaaataatatataaatattatatattgtaaatgtatatttattttagaaatttaataactgtttatatgaaaattttttataatttttttagacacaTTAATTCTTGCAAATTgagaattgttatatttatatacttgttgcaatatgtttttataatttttttttcctgctgCTAACATACCTGCAGTATTGTTGTTAAACTCCATTGCATGATCGTGAATaccgtttttttttgcaacggCCATATACCGAGTTTTTGCATGAGCGTTCTATGAGTAGAGAAGACATACGCGATATCATCATTCCAAAGATCATGCGGAGACATTATAGTAGTTGTACGAGCTAAACGGACGATTCGCAAAACTGTTTTGCTCGATCGTTATGGACAAAGGTCTTTTGATCTTGCAAATTCTAAGCGAATTTGCGAAAATCGTCTTTATTATCGTGGATAATCAACCGCGATGAGTAAAACAATTACTTTCACtagattcatattttattagttttatgtGGGACTTCGCAAATGATGATAGGATAAACACGTGAAATGGGGGTAATGTATATGTCTATACACTGTTGTACCTTTCACTGTTCCGTAGTCACGAGTAATAGAAACGTATTACAGTAAAGAAAAGATCGCGGGAATAGAATGACCACGAAATGGGTGCATCGTAGCAAAAAttgtagtaaaaatatatattatgaattgtaaaaaatttgcctcaatatgattaatatgtaaagtcaaaatattcgtttatacaagtgtaatttttatagtacCTTCATTTGCGATACatcattatatcttattaggTGCTATAACTTAAGTGATATTGATGCTACACTGAGTAATGATCAAAATTGGAGTATGAAAGGTAATTATCGCTATATTTAGActgatcgatatattttatgagtaACATGATAAGTACAATGATATATTACATTCATCGTAATTTAATGAtagtagaaatataaaatagtagaaatagtagaaataaaatagtagaaatagtagaaataaaatagtagaaataagttattattataaatataagagagtTAACactaaatgaaaataaaacattttctgtaaaaaagcTGATTTAAGGTTGTCTACCTTATAAATAGTCAGATTTGCTAAGAGATATCTATTAGTCACGGTGTAAAAAGaagttatgataaatttaaaggaATGTTAAGTATATTAGTTTacaaatttcacattttttttatgccaGAAATGGAAACAGCTTTTTTTAACGGCTCTGAATCAAAAGCAAAGCAAAATGATTTATCAggtcaaatttttgaatataaaaatattgtattttttacctGCAATCGGACTGTATGGAACAATCATTTTACTTGACACAATGCGACTATACCTAAAAACAAAGCGCGTCTGGGATTCGATTTCACCTGCGGtgaaaaattcgatatttttatactaaagtACAATGTTCAAGCTTCCATTTAAGCCCTGTCTGATGTTTTTTGCATATCGAATTCGTCTGCTATAAATTCTCAAAAAGGGTAGAAAACGCGTTTTTGGAGgatttcaactttttttttctcaaaaatctgagttgatagaaattttattgataataaattttaggcTCAGcgtttaaaattagatttctaGAAACAGCAAATATTCTGgcataaaatcttataaactAGTGTTATTAACGGAAATAGAAATGTAttcaaattag
Protein-coding regions in this window:
- the LOC126850605 gene encoding uncharacterized protein LOC126850605 — encoded protein: MSPHDLWNDDIAYVFSTHRTLMQKLGIWPLQKKTVFTIMQWSLTTILQLTIFSFLFMELPVNHRDASTSIETILYFTCTMILILKNLCIIANQRKLARNIDSAISDWLSAKNDEESYKIMKEYAFKSRMFTLVILYSGNNNTIEWMFLIPSGDLNKKITRSQYAILILFQIFEVVTLCLMQCVSDSFYVNITLHLTGQLKILKVKFKTFASKPNTVINNRKYLSTLIDRHCKLAELNQNIEDTFHLIILFQLVIITLLLALLGTV